In a genomic window of Arachnia rubra:
- the sppA gene encoding signal peptide peptidase SppA has product MVFKTLLDKLSPARRIVLELDLARGVLETFPRNPLQMLQVVGATAVSDLREHLKAATGDERVAGLIVHAVNCNQPMTVMDEIAHLIEDFGTAKPTMAWAESFGEFGNSLAAYKLATACRTIWLQPTGVLGIGGLEVDITLFRGLLEKAGIEPQFGQRHEYKTAADQFSAAEVTEANREMTHRLAQSIVDDTVAVIARRRGVAPEKVWEAVNDSPVVPERAKELGLVDEVGYRDEAYTWALNEWDARPGDLLYASRYQPRPNFTETLRWDRPKVAIVSLRGPIVTGRGSSVGLNGPSAGADVVDEHLRAALRDERVKAVLFEVDSPGGSAVASDFIHRSIERLRGSGRPVVARMGKLAASGGYYVAMPCNEIVAYPTTLTGSIGVLAGKFVTRELYEKLGLKREPIRIGAVAGLLSSATEFSPEDWERLGAELDRIYQQFTSLAAQDRGMDYDHLESLAKGRVWTGADACERGLVDHVGDWGLAWRRACALADIDPQEAAPVRIGTASVLDQIIPARSSEHRAESARMAIPTADDLLMRAAELIGFPVYGALSLPFRLEVR; this is encoded by the coding sequence ATGGTGTTCAAAACCCTGCTTGACAAGCTGTCCCCTGCCCGTCGCATCGTGCTTGAGCTCGATCTGGCACGTGGAGTCCTGGAGACTTTCCCAAGGAATCCATTGCAGATGCTGCAGGTGGTGGGGGCAACTGCTGTCAGCGATCTACGCGAACACCTGAAGGCAGCTACCGGGGATGAGCGTGTCGCAGGGCTGATTGTCCATGCGGTGAACTGCAACCAGCCCATGACGGTGATGGACGAGATCGCCCATCTGATTGAGGATTTCGGGACTGCCAAACCAACCATGGCCTGGGCCGAGTCGTTCGGTGAGTTCGGTAATTCGCTGGCCGCGTACAAACTCGCCACGGCCTGCCGCACGATCTGGCTTCAGCCCACCGGGGTGCTTGGCATCGGAGGCCTAGAGGTTGATATCACCCTGTTCCGGGGCCTGCTGGAGAAGGCCGGCATCGAGCCACAGTTCGGTCAGCGCCATGAGTACAAGACAGCGGCAGACCAGTTCTCGGCCGCAGAGGTTACTGAGGCCAACCGGGAGATGACTCACCGGCTGGCCCAGTCCATCGTGGATGACACTGTTGCGGTGATCGCCCGGCGCAGAGGCGTGGCACCTGAGAAGGTGTGGGAAGCCGTCAACGACTCCCCGGTGGTCCCGGAGCGCGCGAAGGAGCTCGGGCTCGTCGATGAGGTCGGCTACCGGGACGAGGCCTACACCTGGGCGCTCAACGAGTGGGATGCCAGGCCGGGGGATCTGCTCTACGCGTCTCGCTACCAGCCCCGACCCAACTTCACTGAGACGTTACGCTGGGACCGGCCGAAGGTCGCGATTGTGAGTCTGCGGGGTCCCATCGTGACTGGCCGGGGCAGTTCGGTGGGGCTCAACGGCCCCAGTGCTGGGGCTGATGTGGTCGACGAGCATCTCCGTGCTGCCCTGCGGGACGAACGCGTCAAGGCCGTCCTCTTCGAGGTGGACAGCCCCGGGGGATCGGCTGTCGCCTCCGATTTCATTCACCGTAGCATCGAGCGTCTGAGGGGCTCCGGACGTCCGGTGGTGGCCAGGATGGGCAAACTCGCTGCGTCAGGTGGGTACTACGTCGCGATGCCCTGCAATGAGATCGTCGCCTATCCCACCACCCTGACAGGGTCCATCGGAGTGCTCGCAGGCAAGTTCGTTACCCGGGAGCTGTACGAGAAGCTGGGGTTGAAGCGCGAGCCCATCCGGATCGGTGCGGTTGCTGGCCTGCTCAGCTCGGCCACGGAGTTCTCCCCGGAGGACTGGGAGCGCCTGGGTGCGGAACTCGATCGCATCTATCAGCAGTTCACCAGCCTGGCCGCACAGGATCGCGGCATGGACTATGACCACCTCGAGTCCCTCGCCAAGGGCAGGGTGTGGACAGGAGCTGACGCGTGTGAACGTGGCTTGGTTGATCACGTCGGTGACTGGGGGCTCGCGTGGCGCCGCGCCTGTGCCCTGGCGGACATCGACCCCCAAGAGGCGGCCCCGGTCCGGATCGGCACCGCATCGGTCCTGGACCAGATCATTCCGGCTCGCTCCAGTGAGCACCGCGCCGAGTCGGCGCGGATGGCTATCCCGACTGCCGACGACCTGTTGATGCGCGCCGCCGAGCTGATCGGGTTCCCGGTCTATGGCGCGCTGAGCCTGCCCTTCCGCCTGGAGGTGCGCTGA
- a CDS encoding VanW family protein → MTTKKPTSRRRRWLIGSGIGLVVLLGGAYTAAYFLAGDKVPTNTRVEGVAIGGLHPLEAEERLRTELGPRYEAAMTVSDGRGHSISLTPLDSGLSVDYAGAVKAAGGATLNPIDVFKTLLGGGDTELPKRVDAERLSEALNAQAPAFAVEGVDATLSFTDGAISRTESTDSAALDVDATKASVTDAMKSGTHEASATVKVQPPAVTSAMVDEAVNNFATPALSGPVTVNAGDKSFQVTPEQIAAVTTFAAEDGKLVPHLDPDKLLEATAEARTRLGLTTGKNAGYILKDNAIQVVPAEGGQQVDAKGMAEGVAKAAVLSGDARATSVDLIEGAAEFSTEKAESLKPTQVIGEFTTSFPHADYRNKNLGRAAELINGKVLLPGEVFSLNDTLGPRTPDNGFTDGYVINGGLLVKESGGGISQAATTMYNAGFFAGYEDVEHRPHTLYFERYPAGREATIYYGSFDMKFRNNTEYPAYIQGSLTPSTASSKGSLTFRIWSRPTWDKVESTEPEKSNYHSGSERVVDTPNCEPQDPIQGFTATWKRLFYKNGEVAKTEDYSWTYSAGDRVTCTAAGSPGGN, encoded by the coding sequence TTGACCACTAAGAAACCCACCTCACGCCGTAGGAGATGGCTGATCGGCAGCGGCATAGGGCTTGTCGTGCTGCTGGGTGGTGCCTACACCGCAGCCTATTTCCTGGCAGGCGACAAGGTGCCAACAAACACCAGAGTCGAGGGGGTAGCGATCGGGGGACTGCATCCCTTAGAGGCCGAGGAGCGGTTGCGCACCGAGTTGGGACCACGCTATGAGGCCGCCATGACCGTCTCGGACGGCCGGGGGCATTCCATCAGCCTGACTCCCCTGGATAGCGGGCTCAGCGTCGACTACGCGGGGGCGGTCAAGGCTGCTGGGGGAGCGACGCTGAACCCGATCGATGTTTTCAAGACCCTGCTTGGGGGCGGAGACACGGAACTGCCTAAGAGGGTCGACGCCGAGAGGCTGTCCGAGGCGCTCAACGCACAGGCCCCAGCATTTGCCGTGGAAGGGGTCGACGCCACCCTCAGTTTCACGGATGGCGCGATTTCCCGCACCGAGTCGACTGACTCGGCAGCCCTTGATGTCGACGCCACCAAGGCGTCGGTCACCGATGCCATGAAGTCGGGCACGCACGAGGCCTCGGCCACCGTCAAGGTGCAACCACCTGCCGTGACCTCGGCCATGGTCGATGAGGCCGTCAACAACTTTGCCACCCCAGCCTTGTCTGGCCCGGTCACGGTGAACGCCGGTGACAAGAGCTTCCAGGTGACTCCTGAACAGATCGCAGCGGTCACCACTTTCGCCGCCGAGGACGGGAAACTGGTCCCACACCTCGACCCCGACAAACTCCTCGAAGCCACCGCCGAGGCCCGCACCCGCCTCGGCCTGACAACAGGCAAGAACGCCGGCTACATCCTCAAGGACAACGCCATCCAGGTGGTGCCGGCCGAGGGCGGCCAGCAGGTGGATGCGAAGGGCATGGCCGAGGGGGTGGCCAAGGCCGCGGTTTTGAGTGGTGACGCCCGTGCCACCAGCGTGGACTTGATCGAGGGCGCTGCCGAGTTCTCCACCGAGAAGGCGGAATCCCTCAAACCCACCCAGGTGATCGGTGAGTTCACGACGTCCTTCCCGCACGCCGACTATCGCAACAAGAACCTGGGCCGTGCCGCTGAGCTGATCAACGGCAAAGTGCTCCTGCCCGGGGAGGTGTTCAGCCTCAACGACACCCTGGGGCCCCGCACTCCGGACAACGGCTTCACCGACGGGTACGTGATCAACGGCGGCCTACTGGTCAAGGAGTCTGGTGGCGGGATCTCACAGGCAGCGACCACCATGTACAACGCAGGCTTCTTTGCGGGCTATGAGGACGTCGAGCACCGGCCTCACACCTTGTACTTCGAGCGCTACCCCGCGGGTCGCGAGGCCACCATCTACTACGGCAGTTTCGACATGAAGTTCAGGAACAACACCGAGTATCCGGCCTACATCCAGGGCTCCCTGACCCCCTCGACCGCGAGTAGCAAGGGAAGCCTCACCTTCCGGATCTGGTCACGCCCGACGTGGGACAAGGTGGAGTCAACCGAGCCTGAGAAATCCAACTACCACTCAGGTAGCGAACGCGTGGTCGACACCCCAAATTGTGAGCCTCAGGACCCTATTCAGGGCTTTACCGCCACCTGGAAGCGGCTGTTCTACAAGAATGGTGAGGTAGCCAAGACCGAAGATTATTCGTGGACCTATTCGGCCGGTGACCGGGTCACCTGCACTGCTGCGGGTTCTCCGGGCGGGAATTGA
- the dapE gene encoding succinyl-diaminopimelate desuccinylase — translation MSLDPGADLVTLLRSVVDVESVSGNEGQLADLVEELLRGQEHLDVTRDGDCVVARTRLGRAQRVVIAGHLDTVPVAGNLPSSLEQTPAGVVIHGRGTVDMKGGVAVALKLACELTQPRFDVTWVFYDHEEVDASLNGLGRFARKFPEQLSADFAILMEPTSAQVEGGCQGTIRVRIPVKGKAAHSARAWMGHNAIHGLGEVLGRLAAYEPRRIEVDGLEYREGLNAVRIGGGVAGNVVPPEAWVEVNYRFAPDKTIDQALSHLGEVFDGYQLEATDLSPAARPGLDTPLAREFITAVGGKALPKYGWTDVSRFAELGIPAVNYGPGDSCLAHRDDEHCPAGHLTSCADGLRRWLTSEGLPGDAVAR, via the coding sequence ATGAGTCTTGACCCCGGCGCTGACCTCGTGACCCTGCTGCGCTCTGTCGTCGATGTCGAGAGCGTCTCCGGGAACGAGGGACAGCTTGCCGATCTCGTCGAGGAGCTACTCCGTGGGCAGGAACATCTCGACGTCACGCGCGACGGCGACTGCGTGGTGGCCCGGACCCGGCTCGGCCGCGCTCAGCGGGTCGTCATCGCGGGGCATCTCGACACTGTGCCAGTGGCGGGAAACCTGCCGAGTTCGCTTGAGCAGACCCCCGCGGGCGTCGTCATCCACGGGCGGGGCACAGTGGACATGAAGGGGGGGGTCGCGGTCGCTCTGAAGCTGGCGTGCGAACTCACCCAGCCTCGTTTCGATGTCACCTGGGTGTTCTACGACCATGAGGAGGTGGACGCCTCCCTCAACGGACTGGGGCGTTTCGCCCGCAAGTTTCCTGAGCAGCTCAGCGCAGACTTCGCCATACTCATGGAACCGACCAGCGCTCAGGTGGAGGGGGGCTGTCAGGGCACTATCCGGGTTCGGATCCCCGTCAAAGGCAAAGCCGCTCACAGTGCCCGGGCCTGGATGGGGCATAACGCCATCCACGGCCTGGGAGAGGTGCTTGGCAGGCTTGCTGCCTACGAGCCGAGACGGATCGAGGTCGACGGTCTGGAGTACCGGGAAGGCCTCAATGCCGTCCGGATCGGTGGGGGAGTGGCCGGCAACGTTGTCCCGCCCGAGGCTTGGGTGGAGGTCAACTACCGATTCGCCCCCGACAAGACGATTGACCAGGCACTGAGCCATCTGGGTGAGGTCTTCGACGGATACCAGCTTGAGGCGACGGACCTGTCACCAGCGGCCCGTCCTGGGCTTGACACGCCCTTGGCGAGGGAATTCATCACTGCGGTGGGTGGGAAGGCGCTTCCCAAATACGGCTGGACTGACGTCTCCCGTTTCGCTGAACTCGGTATCCCCGCGGTCAACTATGGCCCCGGGGACTCCTGCCTCGCGCACCGGGATGATGAACACTGCCCCGCCGGGCACCTGACAAGCTGCGCCGATGGCCTCCGCCGCTGGCTCACCTCAGAGGGCTTGCCGGGGGACGCGGTGGCGAGGTGA
- a CDS encoding serpin family protein: MTGSEAYIAQDPDDPLAKVAAAACQQIGWHLLRQGDAMTNQVLSPASLGSALALVGLGASDTSATSLDELFGMKAEDRAAGINALRAGLVNYDSLPGSIDMNEPPEHPIVHLASRLLICDDNDPKKPFLDAIKRHFDASVERVRKSDAQASLDTWAKKHTAGLIEKSGIKVTPETLLIVQDVLLFAARWKNQFKHSDASLIFTTGGGDKVNIKALRDTLPAKAAAGQGWEAVRLAYDDYLAMDILLPERGTHPLSWSPDVLQETHEALSSAPRQQVKVTMPPADLTANFNLKTLLSALGVTLDHFDGVYGGAEIEQAVQQVRLRVNAKGTVGAALTEGTFLASALVAQAVLTVDHPYVMRVLDVRTGWPLFLAVVSTPAQ, translated from the coding sequence TTGACGGGAAGCGAGGCGTACATCGCCCAGGACCCAGACGATCCCCTCGCCAAGGTGGCGGCTGCCGCCTGCCAGCAGATCGGCTGGCATCTACTGCGCCAAGGAGATGCCATGACTAACCAGGTGCTGTCCCCCGCCTCGCTTGGCTCGGCCCTGGCTCTGGTGGGGCTGGGGGCCAGTGATACTTCCGCCACCAGCTTGGATGAACTTTTCGGTATGAAGGCCGAGGACCGGGCCGCCGGCATCAATGCGCTGCGAGCAGGCCTGGTGAATTATGATTCCCTGCCGGGCAGCATCGATATGAATGAACCGCCTGAGCATCCGATTGTTCATCTGGCCTCTCGCCTGCTGATCTGCGACGACAACGATCCGAAGAAGCCTTTCCTCGATGCCATCAAAAGGCACTTCGACGCCTCAGTGGAGCGTGTGAGGAAATCAGATGCCCAAGCAAGCCTCGATACCTGGGCCAAGAAACACACCGCCGGACTCATCGAGAAGTCCGGGATCAAGGTGACCCCGGAGACCCTGCTCATCGTGCAGGATGTCCTGCTATTCGCGGCCCGGTGGAAAAACCAGTTCAAGCACAGTGACGCATCCCTGATCTTCACCACCGGAGGCGGCGACAAAGTCAACATCAAGGCGTTGAGGGACACGCTGCCAGCCAAGGCGGCGGCAGGGCAGGGCTGGGAGGCAGTCCGTCTTGCCTACGACGACTATCTGGCCATGGACATTCTGCTTCCGGAACGCGGCACCCACCCGCTGAGCTGGAGCCCAGATGTGCTGCAGGAAACCCACGAGGCATTGAGCAGTGCACCCAGGCAACAGGTCAAGGTGACGATGCCTCCAGCTGATCTGACAGCAAACTTCAACCTGAAGACTCTGCTGAGCGCACTGGGCGTGACCTTGGATCATTTCGACGGCGTCTATGGCGGCGCGGAGATCGAGCAGGCTGTCCAACAGGTGCGACTCCGGGTAAACGCAAAGGGAACCGTCGGGGCGGCTCTCACCGAAGGCACTTTTCTTGCGAGCGCCCTTGTAGCCCAGGCTGTGCTGACAGTGGACCATCCCTATGTGATGCGGGTGCTGGATGTCCGCACCGGCTGGCCTCTATTCCTGGCTGTTGTTTCGACTCCTGCCCAGTAG
- the fdxA gene encoding ferredoxin, whose amino-acid sequence MTYIIALPCVDVKDRACVEECPVDCIYEGNRMLYIHPEECVDCGACEPVCPVEAIYYEDDLPEDQAEYYDINAQFFENLGSPGGAARLGPVDYDHPTVEQLPPQGE is encoded by the coding sequence GTGACCTACATCATCGCCCTGCCGTGTGTCGACGTGAAGGACAGGGCTTGTGTCGAGGAGTGTCCCGTCGATTGCATTTATGAGGGCAATCGGATGCTCTACATCCACCCCGAGGAATGCGTGGACTGCGGGGCATGCGAGCCCGTCTGTCCCGTGGAGGCCATCTACTACGAGGATGATCTGCCTGAAGACCAGGCGGAATACTACGATATCAACGCCCAGTTCTTCGAAAACCTGGGATCTCCCGGCGGCGCAGCCCGTCTTGGTCCCGTTGACTACGACCACCCGACGGTGGAGCAGCTCCCCCCGCAGGGGGAGTGA
- a CDS encoding phosphoribosyltransferase, with amino-acid sequence MAYHGDTSEHEGKEVLTWEGLGDATDDLARQVHESCFDPSVIIAIARGGMVPAGSLTYRLGVKLTDAINVEFYTDVHQTLPDPVLLAPMLDTESITGRRILIVDDVVDSGRTLALVVKLLRGFGAEVRSAVLYAKPTTVVEPDFCWKHTDRWIVFPWSAKPPLG; translated from the coding sequence ATGGCTTATCACGGCGACACCAGCGAGCACGAGGGCAAAGAGGTACTCACATGGGAGGGGCTCGGGGACGCCACCGACGACCTGGCCCGCCAAGTCCACGAGTCCTGCTTCGACCCCTCGGTGATTATTGCCATCGCCCGGGGCGGGATGGTCCCCGCAGGGTCGCTGACATACCGGCTCGGCGTAAAACTCACCGATGCGATCAACGTCGAGTTCTACACCGATGTTCACCAGACCCTTCCCGACCCGGTGCTGCTGGCGCCCATGCTGGACACCGAGTCGATCACCGGCCGGCGCATCCTCATTGTCGATGACGTCGTCGACTCAGGACGTACTCTCGCTCTGGTGGTCAAACTGCTGCGCGGGTTCGGGGCGGAGGTGCGCAGCGCCGTGTTGTATGCCAAACCGACCACTGTCGTCGAGCCGGACTTCTGCTGGAAGCACACTGACCGGTGGATCGTGTTCCCGTGGTCTGCGAAGCCACCGCTTGGGTGA
- the dapD gene encoding 2,3,4,5-tetrahydropyridine-2,6-dicarboxylate N-succinyltransferase, producing MTDAHRQGWGWGLATVHTSGSVLDVYYPDPKLGDVTTDEAPESLSKAQHDDSLRQVMTKLLRVIIDLDAAPESTEDAYLRLHLLSHRLVQPHGLNLDGIFGKLPNNAWTSLGPVRVEDVPGIRTALRARGEALQVSSIDKFPRMTDYVTPAGVRIGDADRVRLGAHLASGTTVMHEGFVNFNAGTLGASMVEGRVSAGVVVGDGSDIGGGASIMGTLSGGGREVVRIGERCLLGAESGIGISLGDDCVVEAGLYVTAGTKVELPDGRVVKARELSGVSGLLFLRDSQSGKVVAKPRNNRSVELNDELHAN from the coding sequence ATGACTGACGCTCACCGCCAGGGCTGGGGCTGGGGCCTAGCCACCGTTCACACTTCCGGTTCCGTTCTCGACGTCTACTACCCGGATCCGAAACTGGGTGACGTCACCACTGACGAGGCCCCCGAGTCACTGTCGAAGGCACAGCACGATGACAGTCTGCGCCAGGTCATGACAAAGCTGCTTCGTGTGATCATCGATCTCGATGCCGCTCCCGAGAGCACCGAGGATGCCTACCTTCGGCTGCACCTGCTGAGCCACCGTCTGGTCCAGCCCCATGGGCTCAACCTGGATGGCATCTTCGGCAAACTGCCGAACAACGCCTGGACCAGCCTCGGCCCGGTCAGGGTGGAGGACGTGCCCGGCATCCGCACAGCTTTGCGGGCACGGGGAGAGGCCCTCCAGGTGTCCAGCATCGACAAGTTCCCCCGCATGACCGACTACGTCACACCAGCCGGGGTACGAATCGGCGACGCAGACCGCGTACGCCTGGGGGCTCACCTGGCTTCCGGTACGACCGTAATGCATGAGGGTTTCGTCAACTTCAATGCCGGCACTCTGGGGGCCTCCATGGTCGAGGGGCGCGTCTCAGCCGGGGTGGTTGTCGGCGATGGATCCGACATCGGAGGTGGCGCCTCCATTATGGGAACCCTCTCTGGGGGCGGTCGGGAAGTCGTTCGTATTGGTGAGCGGTGCCTGCTGGGGGCTGAGTCTGGAATCGGCATCTCACTGGGTGATGATTGCGTTGTGGAGGCTGGTCTATACGTGACAGCCGGGACAAAGGTCGAACTGCCTGATGGCCGCGTGGTCAAGGCGCGTGAGCTCTCGGGTGTCTCAGGGCTCCTGTTCCTGCGAGACTCACAGTCCGGGAAGGTGGTGGCAAAACCACGCAACAACCGCTCCGTGGAACTCAACGACGAACTACACGCCAATTGA
- a CDS encoding MFS transporter, which yields MSMGFVARFRAAGLPRTAWVLAITAFLVAVGFGVVIPVLSPFARTFGADNFQLGLVVSMFALMRLVSSPFVTRLGRFMGERNAITLGMVIVAVTTFGVALSPSLWWMITARALGGTGSAMFTVASLNLLISTTPQHLRGRASGLSQGGFLLGNMAGPAIGGLLGSVSLQAPFYFYSVMLLVAGLVAFLLLPARSEPLPAAAKNPPTLRRAVSDIRYRAACLLGFAQGWQSIGVRAALVPVIITEVYALETGWSGMAFAMAAVSQAAALTPAGLATDRIGRKPVMVAGGLVCGLSAIAMPFAPGIWMLIALLCVYGVGAAMQGTAPAAAVGDVAEGRGGTPVATYSMIVDLGAIIGPTAVGALVDATNYAVGFAVGGTLLLLGSLTASLIPRSLDRSFLESPQQENSR from the coding sequence ATGAGCATGGGATTCGTGGCACGTTTCAGGGCTGCGGGACTCCCGCGCACCGCCTGGGTGCTGGCGATCACAGCCTTTCTCGTAGCAGTGGGGTTCGGGGTGGTGATCCCGGTCCTGAGCCCCTTCGCACGCACCTTCGGAGCGGATAACTTCCAGCTGGGTCTGGTGGTCTCGATGTTCGCGCTGATGCGGCTCGTCAGCAGCCCGTTCGTGACTCGCCTCGGGCGGTTCATGGGAGAACGCAACGCCATCACGCTGGGCATGGTGATTGTCGCCGTGACGACTTTCGGGGTGGCCCTGTCTCCCAGCCTGTGGTGGATGATAACGGCGCGGGCCCTGGGTGGCACCGGCTCCGCGATGTTCACCGTCGCCTCTTTGAATCTGCTGATCTCCACAACTCCCCAGCATCTGCGCGGCCGCGCCTCCGGCCTGAGCCAAGGCGGTTTCCTGCTCGGCAACATGGCGGGCCCGGCGATCGGCGGCCTGCTGGGCTCGGTTTCGCTGCAGGCCCCTTTCTATTTCTACTCGGTGATGCTCCTGGTGGCCGGGCTGGTGGCCTTCCTGCTGCTGCCTGCCCGCAGCGAGCCTCTCCCAGCGGCGGCGAAGAATCCACCGACGTTGCGAAGGGCAGTCAGCGACATTCGCTACCGCGCTGCCTGCCTGCTTGGCTTCGCGCAAGGCTGGCAGTCGATTGGGGTGCGGGCCGCGCTGGTCCCGGTGATCATCACCGAGGTCTATGCCTTGGAAACCGGCTGGTCTGGGATGGCTTTCGCCATGGCGGCGGTGTCCCAGGCCGCCGCGTTGACGCCGGCCGGATTGGCGACTGACCGGATAGGCCGCAAGCCGGTGATGGTCGCGGGCGGCCTGGTGTGTGGGTTATCCGCCATAGCCATGCCTTTCGCGCCAGGCATCTGGATGCTCATCGCGTTGCTGTGCGTCTATGGGGTAGGCGCGGCCATGCAGGGAACCGCTCCTGCTGCGGCAGTCGGCGACGTCGCTGAGGGCCGCGGCGGAACGCCCGTCGCCACCTACTCGATGATCGTCGACCTGGGAGCGATCATCGGTCCAACTGCCGTCGGGGCCCTGGTCGATGCGACGAACTATGCAGTCGGTTTCGCCGTCGGCGGGACGCTGCTCCTGCTCGGCAGCCTCACCGCCTCGCTGATCCCGAGGTCTTTGGACCGTTCTTTCCTGGAATCCCCTCAGCAGGAGAACTCCCGCTGA
- the tkt gene encoding transketolase, with the protein MTLDWTELDTRAVDTARILAADAVEKVGNGHPGTPISLAPVAYLLYQKVMNVDPKDDKWLGRDRFILSLGHASLAQYCQLYLAGADMELDDLKSLRTWGSKCPGHPEYGHTRFIECTTGPLGAGVSNAVGMAMAARRERGLLDPDAPEGESVFDHYVYCLVGDGCLQEGVAAEASSLAATQDLGNLIMIYDANRITIEGDTNIAFTEDVLARYDALGWHTQEVDWTNEGTRYEEDLDALLSAIRAAKAVKEKPSIIKLNTIIGWPLPSKAGHHNIHGSKIGTEEIAALKEKLGFPAEPFAVDEEAVAHARANAASRGEAARSAWNEKFESWKAANPERAALLERVRAHKLPAGLKLPVFEEGKMSTRKASGEVLSALGPQLPELWGGSADLAGSNNTTMKGEPSFLPEARQADDWPGNPYGRTIHFGIREHAMGGIINGIVLSGLTRAYGGTFMVFADYMRPAVRLAALMKLPSIFVWTHDSVGVGEDGPTHQPVEHLAALRAIPGLDVVRPADANETSVAWGEILRRTDHPAGIILSRQDLRTVARGDEYASAEGVARGAYVLKDASEKPKLILIASGSEVALALDAAARLEEEGTPTRVVSMPCMEWFDEQDPSYRESVLPKEVKARVSIEAGIAMGWGKYVGDAGASVSIEHFGASAAAAKCFEEFGFTVDNVIKTAQSVL; encoded by the coding sequence ATGACCCTCGACTGGACCGAACTGGATACCCGAGCCGTTGACACGGCCAGGATCCTCGCTGCCGATGCCGTGGAGAAGGTGGGCAACGGCCACCCCGGCACCCCGATCTCACTCGCGCCTGTGGCCTATCTGCTGTACCAGAAGGTCATGAATGTGGACCCGAAGGATGACAAGTGGCTCGGACGTGACCGTTTCATCCTGTCGCTCGGCCATGCCTCCCTCGCCCAGTACTGCCAGTTGTATCTCGCTGGCGCTGACATGGAGCTTGATGACCTGAAGTCGTTGCGGACCTGGGGATCCAAATGTCCGGGTCATCCTGAATACGGTCACACCCGGTTCATCGAGTGCACCACGGGCCCGCTCGGAGCAGGTGTCAGTAATGCTGTCGGCATGGCTATGGCTGCCCGCAGGGAGCGTGGCCTGCTCGATCCCGATGCGCCTGAGGGGGAGTCGGTCTTCGACCACTATGTCTACTGTCTCGTCGGCGACGGCTGTCTCCAGGAGGGCGTGGCCGCGGAGGCCTCGTCGCTGGCTGCCACGCAGGACCTCGGTAACCTGATCATGATCTACGACGCCAACCGGATTACCATCGAGGGTGACACCAACATCGCGTTCACCGAGGACGTGCTGGCCCGTTACGACGCGCTGGGCTGGCATACCCAGGAGGTCGACTGGACCAACGAGGGAACCCGCTATGAGGAGGACCTTGACGCTCTTCTCTCGGCGATCCGGGCGGCCAAGGCTGTCAAGGAAAAGCCGTCGATCATCAAGCTCAACACCATCATCGGCTGGCCGCTGCCCAGCAAGGCTGGCCATCACAACATTCATGGTTCCAAGATCGGCACTGAGGAGATCGCGGCCCTGAAGGAGAAGCTTGGCTTCCCCGCTGAGCCATTCGCCGTCGACGAGGAGGCGGTGGCTCATGCCCGGGCCAACGCCGCGTCCCGTGGCGAGGCGGCTCGTTCCGCCTGGAATGAGAAGTTCGAATCCTGGAAGGCCGCCAACCCGGAACGTGCCGCGTTGCTGGAGCGCGTACGCGCTCACAAGCTCCCGGCAGGCTTGAAGCTACCGGTCTTCGAGGAGGGCAAGATGTCCACCCGCAAGGCCTCGGGCGAGGTCCTCTCCGCGCTGGGTCCGCAGCTTCCAGAGCTGTGGGGTGGCTCCGCCGACCTGGCAGGCTCCAACAACACCACCATGAAGGGTGAGCCCAGCTTCCTTCCGGAGGCCCGGCAGGCCGACGACTGGCCGGGCAATCCCTATGGGCGCACCATCCACTTCGGGATTCGTGAACATGCGATGGGCGGCATCATCAACGGCATCGTCCTGTCCGGGCTCACTCGCGCCTACGGTGGCACCTTCATGGTGTTCGCCGACTATATGCGCCCCGCGGTGCGGCTGGCTGCCCTGATGAAGCTGCCTTCCATCTTCGTGTGGACGCACGACTCCGTCGGCGTGGGAGAGGACGGTCCCACGCATCAGCCCGTCGAGCACCTCGCTGCATTGCGGGCCATCCCCGGCCTGGACGTGGTACGCCCCGCGGATGCCAATGAGACCTCTGTGGCCTGGGGAGAGATCCTGCGCCGCACCGACCATCCCGCCGGCATCATCCTGTCCCGCCAGGATCTGCGCACCGTGGCTCGCGGAGACGAGTACGCCTCGGCCGAGGGCGTGGCCCGTGGGGCGTACGTGCTCAAGGACGCCTCGGAGAAACCGAAGCTGATCCTGATCGCCTCTGGTTCCGAGGTGGCGCTAGCCCTTGACGCTGCTGCGAGGCTGGAGGAAGAGGGCACCCCGACCCGCGTCGTCTCTATGCCCTGCATGGAGTGGTTCGACGAGCAGGATCCCAGCTACCGCGAGTCGGTGCTGCCGAAGGAGGTCAAGGCCAGGGTCTCGATCGAGGCAGGCATCGCGATGGGCTGGGGCAAGTATGTCGGCGACGCCGGAGCTAGCGTCAGCATTGAGCATTTCGGTGCCTCAGCCGCTGCGGCAAAGTGTTTCGAGGAGTTCGGGTTCACCGTCGACAATGTCATCAAGACAGCCCAGTCCGTGCTCTGA